From Patescibacteria group bacterium, a single genomic window includes:
- a CDS encoding cob(I)yrinic acid a,c-diamide adenosyltransferase — protein MKIYTKTGDEGETSLSDGRRIGKSCLEMQVIGEIDELNAALGVVVAKMDEGNLRDFLIQVQKDLIIAGSEVASLQTPLNEQIEKLSEEKITDLEKWIDTMWSELPELKNFILSGGSEVGAYLHLARTVCRRAERQLVAFGKTAPIRPELYKYFNRLSDFLFVAARWVNAKDGVEEVKI, from the coding sequence ATGAAGATTTATACTAAAACGGGCGATGAAGGTGAGACCTCTTTATCAGACGGCAGGAGGATAGGGAAGAGTTGTTTGGAGATGCAGGTGATTGGCGAGATTGACGAGCTAAATGCGGCTCTGGGGGTGGTGGTAGCAAAAATGGATGAAGGAAATTTGAGAGATTTTTTGATTCAGGTGCAAAAGGATTTAATTATAGCCGGTTCGGAAGTCGCCTCACTGCAAACGCCTCTTAATGAGCAAATAGAAAAGCTTAGCGAAGAGAAAATAACGGATTTGGAGAAATGGATTGATACAATGTGGTCGGAATTGCCGGAACTTAAAAATTTTATTTTATCGGGCGGAAGTGAAGTTGGAGCTTATTTGCATTTGGCGCGAACCGTTTGCCGGAGAGCGGAAAGACAATTGGTGGCGTTTGGAAAAACCGCGCCAATTCGGCCGGAATTGTATAAATATTTTAATCGGTTAAGTGACTTCTTGTTTGTGGCGGCGAGATGGGTGAATGCTAAAGATGGAGTTGAGGAAGTGAAAATTTAG
- a CDS encoding vitamin B12-dependent ribonucleotide reductase, whose amino-acid sequence MQNAVATKTYITDSDFKYNVENGLRFARHYTRDDISPFDMFTYELRSSVIREPSGQIVFEMTSVEVPSTWSQVATDILAQKYFRKAGVPQYNSDGTPTLNESGSPVLGSEKSIKQVAHRLAGTWRYWGEKYGYFASPQDAQIFYDELVYMLIAQMVAPNSPQWFTTGLFWAYGINGPAQGHYYVEDATGEVMPSPDAYSRNQPHACFIQSIKDDLVNPGGIMDLWVREARLFKYGSGTGTNFSNLRGSGEKLSGGGESSGLMSWLKIGDRAAGAIKSGGTTRRAAKMVILNIDHPDIEKFIDWKMNEEKKVAALISSGYDSAYEGEAYQTVSGQNSNNSIRVTQDFMEAVENNGDWNLTWRINGQVCKTLPAKNLWDKIATAAWSCADPGLQYDTNINDWHTCPQSGRIKASNPCSEYMFLDDTACNLASINLGHFYDAEALAFDVEGFRYTTKIWTVVLEVSILMAQFPSYEIAKNSYLFRSLGLGYANVGSVLMTAGIPYDSPQAMGIAGAITALMTAESYATSAEMAKLLGPFAQYELNKEDMLRVMRNHRRAAYNAPEDEYENLAVKPMGLDSQYVPSYLLSAAQESWDKALAFGQEFGYRNSQVTLLAPTGTIGLLMDCATTGVEPDFALVKFKKLAGGGYFKIVNESVPMALKVLGYTESQMIDIINYLRGRGTLSGAPHINHETLKEKGFTEEEIVKLEKSMPMVFELPFAFNAWTLGEDCLTRLGFTSEQYNDLNFNLLSALGFTQEQILAANEYVCGAMTIEGAPHLRKEHYAVFDTANKNGKKGQRYIHYLGHIRMMAAVQPFLSGAISKTINMPNEATIDDVKTAYIASWKLGLKAIALYRDGSKLSQPLSSKGDKKEKEEEKKEEKVEAKKEETVSVLATHAMIKYAHDGTNQGSKIYVHGEQRRLPYKRSGITIKTKVSGQKIFLRTGEYPDGKLGEIFIDMYREGAAFRSLLNLFAMSISTGLQYGVPLEEYVDKFTFTRFDPSGITDHPNIKFCTSIIDFIFRVLGMEYLGRMDFVQVKPAGIQKNRAEQMEKIEAELRGQKTMQLGADDIREEDDASGTQATLPNIPKVEPVEEVAGAAADAVNQQLSGMMGDAPPCPTCGHITIRSGSCYKCLNCGSTTGCS is encoded by the coding sequence ATGCAAAATGCCGTGGCCACCAAAACCTATATAACCGACAGCGATTTTAAATATAACGTAGAGAACGGTTTGCGATTTGCCAGGCATTACACCCGGGACGATATCAGTCCGTTTGATATGTTCACCTATGAGCTTCGGTCATCGGTTATCAGAGAGCCGAGCGGGCAAATTGTTTTTGAAATGACCAGCGTTGAGGTGCCCAGCACCTGGTCGCAGGTGGCGACGGATATTTTGGCCCAGAAATATTTTAGAAAAGCCGGAGTACCGCAATATAATTCGGATGGTACGCCAACATTAAACGAAAGCGGTTCGCCGGTTTTGGGCAGTGAAAAAAGTATTAAGCAAGTTGCCCATAGATTGGCCGGCACCTGGCGATATTGGGGAGAAAAGTACGGTTATTTTGCCAGCCCTCAAGATGCCCAAATTTTTTATGATGAATTAGTTTACATGCTCATCGCCCAAATGGTGGCGCCAAATTCGCCGCAATGGTTTACCACCGGTCTTTTTTGGGCCTATGGCATAAATGGTCCGGCGCAGGGTCATTACTATGTTGAGGATGCCACCGGAGAAGTGATGCCGTCGCCTGACGCCTACTCCCGCAATCAACCGCATGCTTGTTTCATTCAATCAATCAAAGACGATCTGGTAAATCCGGGTGGAATTATGGACTTGTGGGTCAGGGAAGCAAGGTTATTCAAATACGGCAGCGGCACTGGGACAAATTTTTCCAATTTGCGCGGCTCCGGAGAAAAATTATCCGGTGGCGGCGAATCTTCCGGATTGATGAGCTGGCTAAAAATTGGCGATCGCGCGGCCGGCGCGATCAAATCCGGCGGCACTACCCGCCGGGCGGCCAAAATGGTTATTTTAAACATTGATCATCCGGATATTGAGAAGTTTATTGATTGGAAAATGAATGAAGAAAAAAAAGTGGCGGCTTTGATTTCATCCGGCTATGATTCTGCCTATGAAGGCGAGGCCTATCAAACTGTTTCCGGACAAAATTCAAACAATTCCATCCGCGTGACCCAGGATTTTATGGAAGCGGTTGAAAATAACGGCGACTGGAATTTAACTTGGCGTATAAACGGTCAGGTTTGTAAGACCTTGCCGGCTAAAAATTTATGGGACAAAATTGCCACCGCGGCCTGGTCATGCGCTGATCCGGGATTGCAATATGATACCAATATAAATGATTGGCACACTTGTCCGCAGTCGGGCCGGATAAAGGCCTCAAATCCTTGCAGTGAGTACATGTTTTTAGACGACACCGCCTGTAATTTGGCCTCAATTAACCTTGGCCATTTTTATGACGCGGAGGCCTTGGCTTTTGATGTTGAAGGTTTTAGATACACCACCAAAATTTGGACGGTTGTTTTGGAAGTAAGCATTTTAATGGCGCAATTTCCAAGTTATGAAATCGCCAAGAACAGTTATCTATTTCGAAGTTTGGGACTGGGCTATGCCAATGTCGGCAGTGTGCTTATGACCGCCGGTATCCCTTATGATTCTCCGCAAGCCATGGGCATTGCCGGAGCCATTACGGCTTTGATGACTGCCGAGTCCTATGCCACGTCCGCGGAGATGGCCAAATTGCTCGGACCTTTTGCGCAGTATGAACTTAATAAAGAAGATATGTTGCGGGTGATGAGAAATCACCGGCGTGCCGCCTACAATGCCCCTGAAGATGAATATGAAAATTTGGCGGTCAAGCCAATGGGTTTAGATTCACAGTATGTGCCGTCATATTTACTTTCTGCCGCGCAGGAGAGTTGGGACAAAGCCCTGGCTTTTGGTCAGGAATTTGGTTACCGAAATTCGCAGGTGACCCTGCTTGCTCCCACCGGCACAATCGGTTTGCTTATGGACTGCGCCACCACCGGCGTTGAGCCGGATTTTGCGCTGGTGAAATTTAAAAAATTGGCCGGCGGCGGATATTTTAAAATTGTAAATGAATCCGTGCCTATGGCTTTAAAGGTGCTTGGGTATACCGAGAGCCAAATGATTGACATAATAAATTATTTGCGCGGTCGGGGCACTCTTTCAGGCGCGCCGCATATTAATCATGAGACATTAAAAGAAAAGGGTTTCACTGAAGAAGAAATAGTAAAATTGGAGAAATCAATGCCAATGGTATTTGAACTGCCATTTGCGTTTAATGCCTGGACGCTGGGTGAAGATTGTCTCACTCGCCTTGGTTTTACCAGCGAACAATATAATGACCTGAATTTTAATTTGCTTTCCGCTTTGGGTTTCACTCAAGAACAGATTTTAGCGGCCAATGAATATGTTTGCGGAGCTATGACCATTGAAGGCGCGCCGCATCTGCGCAAAGAACATTACGCGGTGTTTGATACGGCCAATAAAAATGGCAAAAAGGGCCAGCGGTATATTCATTATTTAGGGCATATTAGAATGATGGCCGCAGTCCAGCCGTTTTTGTCCGGCGCAATTTCCAAGACCATCAATATGCCCAATGAGGCCACGATTGACGATGTCAAAACCGCTTATATCGCTTCCTGGAAATTAGGACTCAAAGCGATTGCCTTATACAGGGATGGGAGTAAATTATCACAACCGCTATCAAGCAAGGGTGATAAGAAAGAAAAAGAAGAGGAGAAAAAAGAAGAGAAAGTAGAAGCAAAGAAAGAAGAAACCGTATCGGTACTGGCTACGCACGCCATGATTAAATACGCGCATGATGGCACCAACCAGGGGTCAAAGATTTATGTTCATGGCGAGCAGAGAAGGTTGCCTTATAAGCGCAGCGGGATAACCATCAAAACCAAGGTCTCCGGGCAAAAGATTTTCCTGCGCACCGGTGAATATCCGGATGGAAAGTTAGGGGAGATATTTATTGATATGTACAGGGAGGGAGCCGCATTTAGAAGCTTGCTCAATTTGTTTGCTATGTCCATTTCAACCGGTTTGCAGTATGGCGTGCCACTGGAAGAATATGTTGATAAGTTTACCTTTACCAGATTTGATCCGAGCGGTATCACTGATCATCCTAATATTAAATTTTGCACTTCAATTATAGATTTTATTTTCCGGGTGTTGGGGATGGAATATCTGGGAAGAATGGATTTTGTGCAGGTGAAACCGGCCGGCATTCAAAAGAACCGGGCCGAGCAAATGGAAAAAATTGAAGCGGAATTGCGCGGTCAAAAAACTATGCAGTTAGGGGCAGATGATATACGCGAAGAAGATGATGCTTCCGGCACACAGGCCACGCTTCCGAACATTCCCAAAGTTGAACCGGTTGAGGAGGTTGCGGGTGCAGCGGCTGATGCTGTAAATCAACAGTTATCAGGTATGATGGGCGATGCGCCGCCTTGCCCGACTTGCGGGCATATAACTATCAGAAGCGGGAGTTGTTATAAATGTTTAAATTGTGGAAGCACCACTGGGTGTTCATAG
- a CDS encoding prepilin-type N-terminal cleavage/methylation domain-containing protein, producing the protein MKILLNRKGFTLIEVIVATAIFVLFAVGIYGGITLIFKIVYQSRTRILETGILAEQLEVVRNLPYDSVGIISGVPAGVLPHTTTTVRNGEIFTLITTIRNIDDPFDGTASGTPHDLSPADFKLVEMSAICQNCLQQASVILSTIVAPKQLEGASVNGALFIQVFDADGLPVAGADVSVTNTARTPLIIVNDTTGNDGYLRIIDTTTGTRSYYINVSKPGYSTDYTVVSGPSAPTPIKPPANVVSQDVTDISFSIDRLSNLTLHTINTACAALGSVRLNMSGAKKIAIDPDIYKFNKNFTTDASGNYSFPNIEWDTYFLSTTGTISYDVAGAMPMLPLAINPGLTQDAKVILQAHTANSLLVNVVDAGTGLPLSDATVELTGTSYDVTVLTGYGYTRQTDWSSGSGQINFTNPKKYFADSGTVNYSSYPGDLKLKKSGLYYANNGWLESSTFDLGTQVNFNNIIFKYSAQTQCGANPVTFQFASSNTSTPSSWSYKGPDGTAGTFYTATNTLIWSGNDNNRYFRYKVFLNTSSTSYTPTLSEVAFTFSTSCTPPGQVFFSGLSVDTYTLDVSRSGYTTNNGTIDISGNGSTLVNMSPSS; encoded by the coding sequence ATGAAAATCCTTCTTAACAGAAAAGGTTTTACGCTTATAGAAGTCATCGTGGCGACGGCTATTTTTGTATTATTCGCGGTCGGCATCTATGGGGGCATCACTTTGATTTTTAAAATCGTGTATCAATCGCGCACGCGCATTTTGGAAACAGGTATTTTGGCCGAGCAATTGGAAGTCGTGCGCAATCTTCCTTATGATAGCGTCGGTATTATAAGCGGCGTGCCGGCCGGAGTTTTGCCTCATACCACCACCACTGTTCGCAATGGAGAGATATTTACTCTGATTACAACCATCAGAAACATAGATGATCCGTTTGATGGCACTGCGAGCGGCACACCCCACGATTTGTCTCCGGCGGATTTTAAGTTGGTGGAAATGTCGGCTATTTGTCAAAATTGTTTACAACAAGCGTCCGTTATTTTAAGTACAATTGTGGCCCCCAAACAGTTGGAAGGCGCCAGCGTTAACGGCGCGCTTTTTATCCAGGTCTTTGATGCCGATGGTTTGCCGGTAGCGGGCGCGGATGTGTCTGTGACCAATACTGCGCGCACACCCTTGATTATAGTAAATGATACAACCGGAAATGATGGCTATTTGCGCATCATAGACACAACCACCGGTACGCGAAGTTATTATATAAATGTCAGTAAGCCGGGCTATTCAACTGATTATACAGTGGTCTCCGGCCCCAGCGCGCCCACACCCATAAAACCGCCGGCCAATGTGGTCAGTCAGGACGTGACCGACATTAGTTTTTCCATAGACAGATTAAGTAATTTAACCCTGCATACCATTAATACGGCTTGCGCGGCTCTGGGCAGTGTTCGGTTAAACATGTCAGGCGCCAAGAAAATTGCCATCGATCCGGATATTTATAAATTTAATAAAAATTTTACAACCGACGCTTCCGGAAATTATAGTTTTCCCAACATTGAATGGGATACTTATTTTCTATCCACTACCGGCACAATCAGTTATGATGTAGCCGGAGCCATGCCGATGTTGCCGTTAGCTATTAATCCCGGTCTGACCCAGGATGCCAAAGTTATTCTTCAGGCGCATACTGCAAATTCTCTCTTGGTCAATGTGGTTGATGCCGGCACCGGGTTGCCTTTGTCAGACGCGACAGTAGAACTTACGGGCACTAGTTATGATGTCACTGTCTTAACCGGTTATGGTTATACCAGGCAAACGGATTGGTCAAGCGGCAGCGGGCAAATAAATTTTACCAATCCAAAAAAATATTTTGCTGACAGCGGAACCGTAAATTACAGCTCTTATCCGGGTGATTTAAAATTAAAGAAATCCGGACTTTATTATGCCAATAACGGCTGGCTGGAGTCCTCTACTTTTGATTTGGGCACGCAAGTAAACTTTAATAATATAATTTTTAAGTATTCTGCGCAGACACAGTGCGGCGCCAATCCTGTTACTTTCCAGTTTGCTTCCAGCAACACCAGTACTCCCAGCAGTTGGAGTTATAAAGGGCCGGATGGCACGGCCGGTACGTTTTATACAGCTACTAATACTTTGATTTGGAGCGGAAACGATAATAACCGTTATTTTAGATATAAAGTATTTTTAAATACATCCAGCACATCTTATACACCCACCCTGTCGGAAGTAGCTTTTACATTTTCCACCAGTTGTACACCGCCCGGTCAGGTTTTTTTCAGCGGTTTGTCGGTTGATACCTATACTTTGGATGTTTCTCGGAGCGGTTACACAACCAATAACGGCACCATTGATATAAGCGGAAATGGATCAACCTTGGTTAATATGTCACCCAGTTCTTAA
- a CDS encoding pilus assembly PilX N-terminal domain-containing protein, with translation MLNKKGNILLFVMVFGTIAFSIIVVGLAGYAISENRASLSKHNREVAFQIADAGINYYRWHLAHSQTDFYDGNGTSTPGPYVHAYSDKDGNVIGHFSLEIGPPPTGSTIVTVTSTGWLDIQPNTKRKIKVKLGFPALTDFAFLTGTDVWIGDDEVTHGKFHANGGIRFDGLGDAPITSAMATYTCKQYHGCGAGQVKPGIWGDGGPESYWDFPATAKDFTEVTADLAKIETNSDPDLGGLNFTPSGQQGWRLQFTSSSQGQVIVSKVLTTDCYKAKDVGDNNYFWPCIDISTQESYATYDMPSNGYIFVDDNVWVDGAVKGRVVVGTSVGKNIILNGDIIYAAKDGTDVLGLIADQNILIPHNSPDDLEIDAAVLAQNGAAKRYYYPGDMKTNLLIYGSVISMKIWTWSWVSGGGSITSGYRNTNSTYDANLTYGPPPGFPVGSQYNLISWQEVK, from the coding sequence ATGTTAAATAAAAAAGGAAACATTTTACTTTTTGTCATGGTCTTTGGCACCATTGCTTTTTCAATCATTGTGGTTGGTCTGGCCGGATATGCAATTTCTGAAAACCGAGCTTCGCTAAGCAAACACAATCGGGAAGTAGCTTTTCAAATTGCCGACGCGGGCATTAATTATTACCGCTGGCACCTGGCTCATAGTCAGACAGATTTTTATGACGGAAACGGCACAAGTACTCCCGGGCCGTATGTGCACGCGTATTCCGACAAAGATGGAAATGTAATCGGACATTTTTCTTTGGAGATTGGTCCGCCGCCAACCGGATCAACCATCGTCACTGTCACTTCCACCGGCTGGCTTGATATTCAGCCGAATACAAAAAGAAAAATAAAAGTGAAGCTTGGTTTTCCGGCCCTGACTGATTTCGCCTTTTTAACCGGCACTGATGTTTGGATTGGAGACGATGAAGTGACTCATGGAAAATTTCATGCCAATGGAGGAATCCGTTTTGACGGCCTCGGTGATGCTCCAATAACCAGCGCCATGGCCACTTACACCTGCAAGCAGTATCATGGTTGCGGTGCAGGTCAAGTTAAACCGGGTATTTGGGGCGATGGCGGACCCGAATCATATTGGGATTTTCCGGCTACGGCCAAGGATTTTACAGAGGTCACTGCCGATCTGGCCAAAATTGAAACAAATTCAGACCCGGATCTGGGCGGATTAAACTTTACCCCTTCCGGACAGCAAGGTTGGAGATTGCAATTCACTTCTTCCAGCCAAGGACAGGTAATTGTGTCAAAGGTCTTAACAACGGATTGTTATAAAGCCAAAGATGTCGGTGACAATAATTATTTTTGGCCATGCATAGATATCAGTACTCAAGAGTCATACGCAACTTATGATATGCCCAGCAATGGTTATATCTTTGTTGATGATAATGTTTGGGTGGACGGGGCTGTAAAAGGCCGGGTTGTTGTCGGCACCTCGGTCGGTAAAAATATTATTTTAAATGGGGATATAATTTATGCCGCCAAAGACGGTACGGATGTTTTGGGTCTGATTGCCGATCAAAATATTTTAATCCCTCACAATTCACCGGACGATTTGGAAATAGACGCAGCTGTTTTGGCTCAAAACGGCGCGGCCAAGCGTTATTATTATCCGGGGGACATGAAAACAAATTTACTGATTTACGGTTCGGTTATATCCATGAAAATTTGGACTTGGAGCTGGGTTTCCGGCGGGGGCTCAATAACTTCCGGATACAGAAATACAAACTCCACTTATGATGCCAATCTCACTTACGGTCCGCCGCCCGGGTTTCCGGTCGGCTCGCAATATAACTTGATTAGTTGGCAGGAAGTGAAGTAA